The DNA region AGGTGCTGGGGTCCCAGACAGACGGGGACCTGCCTGCCGCGGGAGAGATCGAAGCAGTCGTTCGCGAGGATGGCACTTCCCTCACCGGGCACCCTCCCGACACCGTCTACTGACCAACCGCTTTCTCCCTAACTAGTGCGTCGGTGCCACGGGCCCGGAGCTGTGTCGCTCTGTGCCCACCTCTCCAGCGCCTAGGACCGCGCCTGCACCCCCAGATGCTCTAAACTCTGTGGAAGCAGCCGCGTTCAGGAGGAACCAGGGGGGCCGTGCTCCCCGGGGAGGCGGAGGGGCTGGTTGCCGAGGACCTGGTGGCAGGGACGGCAGGGCCCAAGGCCCGGAGGCCGGCTCTGCCTCACCCACCCCGGGTCCGTCTGCCGGGCTCTCTTTGAGGCATCTCGGGGCCTTGTGGGAAGACGCTGCAAGGCGTGGGGATGGAGGGGAcggaggggcggtgggggcagTGTGGCTGACCGGCCGGCGCCTGACCTGGAGGGCCTGGAGTTCGTGCCAGGTGCCGGGCCCGATGTCTCCGACCCGGAGCCGGTTGTGCGCCAGGCTGAGCTCCCGCAGTTGGTCCAGGCCGGCCAGCGGCTCCGGCTCGAGGGCCCGCAGCTGGTTGCGCTGCAGCCGCAGGGTGTGCAGGCCGCCGGGCAGGCCGCCGGGCAGCCGGGTCAGCAGGTTGCCGGCCAGGTCAAGGCTGCGCAGGGCACGCAGCGGGCGGAAGGCCCGGCGGTGCACGCGGGCGCTGACCAGGCGGTTGTAGGCCAGGTTGAGTTCGGCCAGGCCCGGTGTGCCAGCCAGGTCCCGCGCGCCCAGCGTGGTCACGTGGTTGTGGGGCAGCACCAGGGCCCGCAGGCGGCGGGGCAGCGCCAGGGGCACGCGGTCCAGCCCGTTGCCATAGAGATGCAGCGTGTGCAGGCCCCGCAGCGGCCGCAGCGCCCCTGCGGGCAGCCCCGTCGCCCCCAGCTGGTTGTGCTGCAGCAGGAGGTAGCGcaggccccgcgccccgcgcAGCCGGGCCGCCTCCACCCTGCGGATGCGGTTGCGGCCCAGGTGCAGCACGGCCAGGGTGCGGGGCAGGCCCGCGGGCACCGAGGCTAGCCGGTTGTGGGACAGGTCCAGGTACTCGAGGTGGTGCAGCTTGCTGGTGGGAGAGAGGGCTGGCGTGGGGCTGGGTGCtgagcgggggaggtggggggggtggggggggggggaacaggtGAACCTTGGAGGTGAGGGTTGAGGAGTGCTCCCGCGATAGAAGCCAGAGACCCCAACTTGGGGGTGGGCGAGTCGCGAGATCtgggtgggaggggcacctgcTGAGATCAGGGCAGAGTCCGGCCCCGGGGCTGGATGTGGAGGTGACCAGGACAGAGTTCTGGGTGCAAGTCTGCATGCGGCGGTGATGACGTTTGGATAATAGAACCCAGGCACAGAGGAGCTGGGAGCAAAAGGGTGGCTGCTAGGTGCTCCGATGAGCCTGgtgcacagcaggtgctcagcaaatgaGGCCTCGGTTTGGGGGTCATACCCCGGAGGGGGCTGGAGGGTTGCGGGGGGTGGGGCTTGGACTCCGAACCTTCAACCCCTCCTGCCAGCACGAGGCTGCACCTGTGTCCTCCCCTGTCTCAGGCCCCACCTGAAGGTGGTGGCATCCAGGCCGCTGTCCGTCAGCTGGTTGTGCTGGAGGTAGAGCTCCCGCAGGTGTGTCTGGCGGCTCAGTGCCCCTCGGGGCACCTTGGAGATGAGGTTGTTCTGGGAAAGGAGGAGACAGTGAGACCAGGGGTCGGGGGACAGACAGCAGCAGGGAGCTATGGAAGGCTCCTGAGTAAGGGAGTAGCAGGGAGCTAGCTTTGGCAACGCGGGTCCGAGAGCGCGGGCGTGAGTGACCCGCGCCAGTGGGCAAGACTCGAAGATACTTGTGACTACTGGCATTctcgggaggggggggggactcccccaggagagagggaaagggggcgggcagggggctggcagggtggaggaggggcacctgcaGGTGGAGCCGCTCCAGCGAGGGTGGCAGACTGGGCGGCAAGTAGCTGAGCCGGTTGCTGGAGAGGCTGAGGATGACCACGGCTTCAGAGCCGTGGAAGGCGTCAGGGGGCAGGCCGGCGTTGCTCAGCTGGTTGTTGTGGAGGTACACGGACCTGAGGGGAGCCAGGCTCCGGCCACCAGCCTGCCCCCGGCCCTCCcaccggcccccgcccccgccccctgcaccccAGCGCGGCCTCCACTGTGAGGATGCGCACGCGTCCGCGCACTGTCTCCGCCTGGCGTCGCGGTTCTCCAGACGGCATCCAGGGTGACCTGCctcagatccccccccccccccccgcacctcccTCCCAGGGTAGGACTCTGCCCCTGCAGACCCTCAAGGGCAGGCTCATGATCCCCTCAGGCCTCCAGGGGTAGGGAGTGACCCCAGGCATATCTGAGGTCGGAGAGGTCCGGGCTGGGCCAGGGGCTACCTGAGCGCGGGCTTCTCCCCAAAGGTAAGCGGGAAGATCTCCGTCACTTGGTTGGCAGCCAGATCCGCAACTCGGAGGGAGCGGGGCAGAAACTGGGGGGCCACCGAGAGCTGTGGGGACGCGGCCATGCTTGGTCAGGgagccctgccctccaccccacccccgccgtgCCCTCCGCGCCCTGCTGTATGTCCCTGCGGGGCCAGGCCTCAGGGCCGGGGCAGGGGTCAGGTGGGGGTGCTCACCTTGTTGTGGGCCACGTAAATGTGCTGCAGCTGCGTGAGGGACTCAAAGGCCTCATCGGGCAGGCCTGGGAGCGGGATGGGCAGtgaggggaccccccccccccccccgcggccccggggcccagggagggggcagtgggggagtCTGTGCTCCCAGCTGCCCCAGGGCTCTTGGCTGGCGACTGGCAGGGGCTCCTCCAGGCACCCTCCCACACACCTCCCCACCCGTCCTCCAAAGCCACAGCCTGAGTTTCCATCCTGCTCAGCAAAGGGCAGTTCTGGGAACTACCGCAGAACTACCCACAGacccagcaggggagggaaggggccgcCTCCCGAggtcccctcacccctcaccctcgGAAGAGATGAGATTGTTGTGGAGGTTGAGGGTCCGGAGGCTGCTGAGGCGTGACAGCTCATTGTAGGGGAGCTCCTGGAGCTGGTTGTTCTGGGGGGGGAGGATTCACACCCCTGAGCCCTCCGCAAGTGGCCGGAGCCCCGATTCCCAGCTCCCCATCGCCTTAAGCAAGTAAGCCTTgacacccctcacccccacacttGATCCCCAAAGCCCCATTACCCTGCAACCAAAACAACCCCGTCACCACAAACAACCCTGTGATCGCCAAGATGTTGACCCCCCGACACCCCATCTGCCCCCATAATTGACCCCTGACACCCATCACCCTGACCCCAAACAACCCTATAAACCAAAAAGATGTCTGATATTCCATCACCCCCCCAAACCTGTAACTGCCAAGACATTGACCTTGTAACACTGCCAAATGCTCAGCCCCTCCTAAAAGTTCCAGTGTCTgtccccccccacctgccctcgCCTCCAATGCCCAGACCCCGACGCTCTCACCCAGGCCAGCTTCCATCGCTGCCAAGACCTGCACGCCCAACGCCCCCATCACCCTATCACCCCGAAACCCGGCACTTGGCGTGCTCACCCCGGCCCCCGGGGGCCCCACCTGCAGGGAGAGGTGCTGAGCTGCCCGGGTGATGTTGTCCGGGAACACCTGAAGGTCCAGGCCATTGCAGTCCACTGTGTCTGCCCGGGGGCAGGAGCAGCGCAGGGGGcaggcccggggcgggggctgcGAGCTCTCCCCCAGGTGGGGGAAGGCGGCGTCCTCCatgcctggggtgggtggggggccgggcagcagcaggagcagcagcagcaggctcAGCCGCTGGGAGTAGAGGGACTGATGGGTCACGGTGGCCCCAGGCCCAGCACCAGGTCACCATGGCGACAGGAGCATCCCCgcgtgggggggggaggggggagcaggcaggctcccctccctcccctgccctcccgcccccaccccaccttacCATagccagccccagctctgccgtCTCGCCTGAAATGCCGACCAGGGCTCCCTAATGGAAACCAGGCGGTCACCTCCTGGAGCCTCTTCCGTGGCCGCCACCGCCCCCCATCTCTTGGCACAGGCCACCCTCCACCCGGCTTGttctcccaggggctggggggtgggggtggggaactagccggcccacccccttccccgcccTGGGGAGGGCTGCCGGATGGGGCGGCGAGGACAGGCCAGCCCGTCCCCTCggtcccacccccaccaaccacCCCTGCTCAGCTTGCGTAACCTCGGCCAGCCTGGGCCGGGCCACAGGAGCATGGAATGCTTGGGGGAAAGCTAAGATTCGCCCTGTCTGGTATTTGGGCCAACCGCAGAaataggggtgggggcagaggagcgGAAGATGCTTCAGGCCACAGGAGGGTCCCCAAGGAACTGGGGCTGGCAGCAAGGGGTCAGGGCAGGCCTGGGCTCAGCCTGCCAGCGCAGATGCCAGCCTGGGGGCTCTCAGCCAGGCCTGCCATttgggcccctcctcctcctccctgaatGGCCACAGCCGCAGCTGCCTGAAAGGAAATTACACGTATTGAAGCACGAGCCCGGTGGTTAAGGGTGGTTAAGGATATGCACTCAGCGCCAGCCTGCCTGGGCTTGAACCTGGGCTCTggcacctctctgggccttggtttcccacTCTGCAAAGTGGGGAGTGGTCGTCTCATCTCCCAGGAGTggtataaggattaaatgagataacgcaTTTGAGGTGGGTGAGAAGGTTCCCGGCACATTCCTTGGCCTTTACACCAGAGCAGTAGCGTGGGGAGAAGAAGCCAACCTCTGCCCCAGATCCCATCTCCCAGGATGCACCACTTACCCGCAAGGTGTCTTCAGGCAAATCGTTTTCCTGCCCAAACTTCAGTTTTCCCACACATAGGACAGAGATGACAGAATACCCTTCCTTCCTCAAAGGCAAAACCAGATTTTGGACAGAAAATTCTAAGCACCACATCTGCCCCTTACAAGTGCTCAGCTCAGAAGTGGCCGAGCCGATGGGCTGTGTGAAGGGCATGAAGGAGGTTGaaggttggggcggggggaaggtTTCCCAGAAGCAGAGCTTGAGACAAGGATTGAGTGCATTTGTCTTGGACAAAGAAGCTGTATGGGAGCAGGGAAatgacagagggaaggaaagaagtagtCAATGACGAGTTGTCTCCGGGGTAATCAACTTGCCTAGAACTCGCCAGTTTCAGCACTCAAAACCCTGTGTCCCAGGAAACCCTTAGTCCTGGGCAAATTGGGACAGTTTGTCATGCTTATTATCAAACAAGTTCCCACCAGAGGCATAGGGCTCGGTCCTGCTGGGGAGTGCTGGCAGATTTTGTAGGACACACGTCCTAcctgaggggtgagggagctgggaTATTGATTCTCCAACTCCCTCCCTCAGGCACTGGTTGAGGGCTGAGGCTGCAGGATCTGAATTCCCTGGCACTTTGGGTAGAACAGCCCCCAGCCCTAAATAGATATAAATGCCTGATGGTGaggcttgggggcgcctggcagGCTCCAGACATCACCTGCCAGGGAGAGTGGGAGGTTGAGCCACGGAGAGACGGCAGTACATCAGGGGAGTGGGAGGAAGGGCCCAGTGTGGGGGAATGATGGACACAGAGGGTATCTGCATTAGTAATCCCCCTCCCACAAAGGAAGAAGCTTGGAGGTGATCATTTGCCCACATTTCCCAGGACGGCGTGCACTCATGACAGGAGACACTCAGGGTCCCTCAGGGCTAGGGCAGGAGACAGGTCTGAGTTTCAGCCAGAAGAGAGAAACAGTCCTCAGCCCAAGATCTCCATGTGGAACCAGTGGCTGCTGGCTCGGAATCTCCTCAATCTCCCTAGCAGAGTAATGGGACTAGCCTCACAGAGCTGCTGAATTTACTGCCTTGATGCTGGCCCCGGTGAGAACCAAGCTGCTTCTGGCAGGCCTCTTTCAGTTGCAAAGGACAGAGAACCCAAACGAAACTAGCTGGTGCAAACGAGGGCATTTATTGACTCATGAACAGAAATATCCACTGGATGTATCATTCAGGCATAGCTGGTTACAGTGGCTCAAATGACATCCTCGTTCGATCCTTTGCCTCTTGGCTCTCTCAGCAGGCTTCTCTGTTTAGTGCCAAGATATCCCCAGCAGCAACATGGGCACACTCTGAGCTTCACTCCAACTGACAAGTCTCAAGTTTCAATCTCATTGGACTAGCTTCGGTCACATGTCCGTCTGGAACCAGTCCCCGTGGCCAGAAGGATGGACCGCGCTGATTAGCTAGGAGCCTAATCACTGCTCTTGTAAATGACCTGCTGGCCTTATCTCCCTGCGACAAACTCCATTTTCTCTACCTTGcactgccctgcccagccctgccctgcctttcctagccctgccctgcctggtcCAGCCTTCCCCTACCCAATACAGAGTTCTGCAGGGACAGCACTGGAGGACTATGGTCCGTGAATATAGAGCCTGGCATAATCAGCATTTATGACACCTTCATGGAATGCATGCGTGGAGGATGGTGTCTGTGTGTGCGGGAGAGGTTTGCATGGAGAGGCAGTGTTGGCTCTGATCTCAGAGTAGGGAGGACTGTAGAGTCATGGGGACAAGGGACAGTTGCAGGAACACTGTGGGCAGCTAGGGCAGCAATCTGGTCTCATTTTGCTTGCTGGGGCgtatggggaggaggtgggggttgATGTTAAAGAGAGCAAGAGGATGATGAGAAATGTAGTCTCCCaattagaaaaggaaaggggaaaaaaacgcggtgggcacctgggtatcagttggttgagcatccgactcttgatttcagctcaggtcaggatcccagggtcgtgggatcgagccccatgtcaggctccacattgagtgtggagcctgcttgggattctctctctttctctatgtctttcttccctgctcatgatcgctctttctctttctctctctctctcaaataaaaaaa from Panthera leo isolate Ple1 chromosome A2, P.leo_Ple1_pat1.1, whole genome shotgun sequence includes:
- the PODNL1 gene encoding podocan-like protein 1 isoform X1 encodes the protein MRLSLLLLLLLLPGPPPTPGMEDAAFPHLGESSQPPPRACPLRCSCPRADTVDCNGLDLQVFPDNITRAAQHLSLQNNQLQELPYNELSRLSSLRTLNLHNNLISSEGLPDEAFESLTQLQHIYVAHNKLSVAPQFLPRSLRVADLAANQVTEIFPLTFGEKPALRSVYLHNNQLSNAGLPPDAFHGSEAVVILSLSSNRLSYLPPSLPPSLERLHLQNNLISKVPRGALSRQTHLRELYLQHNQLTDSGLDATTFSKLHHLEYLDLSHNRLASVPAGLPRTLAVLHLGRNRIRRVEAARLRGARGLRYLLLQHNQLGATGLPAGALRPLRGLHTLHLYGNGLDRVPLALPRRLRALVLPHNHVTTLGARDLAGTPGLAELNLAYNRLVSARVHRRAFRPLRALRSLDLAGNLLTRLPGGLPGGLHTLRLQRNQLRALEPEPLAGLDQLRELSLAHNRLRVGDIGPGTWHELQALQVLDLSHNELSFVPPDLPEALEELHLQGNRIGHVGPEAFLGTPRLRALFLRCPGGGWGERGKQASHDQHRTGRLPGPPAPECGGYGGQPRAGPGPAATHNSTSATGREPPSPEGSSSVAQTPGAPLGHGPRRRCPSGASTRPSQASRAWPGSWGQGRCVHTQGAPGETQARSSHARHADHTSPAGRGPHSPHKWRRQQ
- the PODNL1 gene encoding podocan-like protein 1 isoform X3, whose product is MRLSLLLLLLLLPGPPPTPGMEDAAFPHLGESSQPPPRACPLRCSCPRADTVDCNGLDLQVFPDNITRAAQHLSLQNNQLQELPYNELSRLSSLRTLNLHNNLISSEGLPDEAFESLTQLQHIYVAHNKLSVAPQFLPRSLRVADLAANQVTEIFPLTFGEKPALRSVYLHNNQLSNAGLPPDAFHGSEAVVILSLSSNRLSYLPPSLPPSLERLHLQNNLISKVPRGALSRQTHLRELYLQHNQLTDSGLDATTFSKLHHLEYLDLSHNRLASVPAGLPRTLAVLHLGRNRIRRVEAARLRGARGLRYLLLQHNQLGATGLPAGALRPLRGLHTLHLYGNGLDRVPLALPRRLRALVLPHNHVTTLGARDLAGTPGLAELNLAYNRLVSARVHRRAFRPLRALRSLDLAGNLLTRLPGGLPGGLHTLRLQRNQLRALEPEPLAGLDQLRELSLAHNRLRVGDIGPGTWHELQALQGKQASHDQHRTGRLPGPPAPECGGYGGQPRAGPGPAATHNSTSATGREPPSPEGSSSVAQTPGAPLGHGPRRRCPSGASTRPSQASRAWPGSWGQGRCVHTQGAPGETQARSSHARHADHTSPAGRGPHSPHKWRRQQ
- the PODNL1 gene encoding podocan-like protein 1 isoform X5, which translates into the protein MRLSLLLLLLLLPGPPPTPGMEDAAFPHLGESSQPPPRACPLRCSCPRADTVDCNGLDLQVFPDNITRAAQHLSLQNNQLQELPYNELSRLSSLRTLNLHNNLISSEGLPDEAFESLTQLQHIYVAHNKLSVAPQFLPRSLRVADLAANQVTEIFPLTFGEKPALRSVYLHNNQLSNAGLPPDAFHGSEAVVILSLSSNRLSYLPPSLPPSLERLHLQNNLISKVPRGALSRQTHLRELYLQHNQLTDSGLDATTFSKLHHLEYLDLSHNRLASVPAGLPRTLAVLHLGRNRIRRVEAARLRGARGLRYLLLQHNQLGATGLPAGALRPLRGLHTLHLYGNGLDRVPLALPRRLRALVLPHNHVTTLGARDLAGTPGLAELNLAYNRLVSARVHRRAFRPLRALRSLDLAGNLLTRLPGGLPGGLHTLRLQRNQLRALEPEPLAGLDQLRELSLAHNRLRVGDIGPGTWHELQALQVLDLSHNELSFVPPDLPEALEELHLQGNRIGHVGPEAFLGTPRLRALFLRANRLHMTSIAPDAFLGLLHLSVVDTAGNPEQVLVRLPPTTPRQPRAGSPRARRGPAV
- the PODNL1 gene encoding podocan-like protein 1 isoform X2, with protein sequence MRLSLLLLLLLLPGPPPTPGMEDAAFPHLGESSQPPPRACPLRCSCPRADTVDCNGLDLQVFPDNITRAAQHLSLQNNQLQELPYNELSRLSSLRTLNLHNNLISSEALGGPPVSAPLPPSCGSGCQPSDGDLPAYLWGEARAQLSNAGLPPDAFHGSEAVVILSLSSNRLSYLPPSLPPSLERLHLQNNLISKVPRGALSRQTHLRELYLQHNQLTDSGLDATTFSKLHHLEYLDLSHNRLASVPAGLPRTLAVLHLGRNRIRRVEAARLRGARGLRYLLLQHNQLGATGLPAGALRPLRGLHTLHLYGNGLDRVPLALPRRLRALVLPHNHVTTLGARDLAGTPGLAELNLAYNRLVSARVHRRAFRPLRALRSLDLAGNLLTRLPGGLPGGLHTLRLQRNQLRALEPEPLAGLDQLRELSLAHNRLRVGDIGPGTWHELQALQVLDLSHNELSFVPPDLPEALEELHLQGNRIGHVGPEAFLGTPRLRALFLRCPGGGWGERGKQASHDQHRTGRLPGPPAPECGGYGGQPRAGPGPAATHNSTSATGREPPSPEGSSSVAQTPGAPLGHGPRRRCPSGASTRPSQASRAWPGSWGQGRCVHTQGAPGETQARSSHARHADHTSPAGRGPHSPHKWRRQQ
- the PODNL1 gene encoding podocan-like protein 1 isoform X4, coding for MAWTFRCSRTTSPGQLSTSPCRTTSSRSSPTMSCHASAASGPSTSTTISSLPRLSVAPQFLPRSLRVADLAANQVTEIFPLTFGEKPALRSVYLHNNQLSNAGLPPDAFHGSEAVVILSLSSNRLSYLPPSLPPSLERLHLQNNLISKVPRGALSRQTHLRELYLQHNQLTDSGLDATTFSKLHHLEYLDLSHNRLASVPAGLPRTLAVLHLGRNRIRRVEAARLRGARGLRYLLLQHNQLGATGLPAGALRPLRGLHTLHLYGNGLDRVPLALPRRLRALVLPHNHVTTLGARDLAGTPGLAELNLAYNRLVSARVHRRAFRPLRALRSLDLAGNLLTRLPGGLPGGLHTLRLQRNQLRALEPEPLAGLDQLRELSLAHNRLRVGDIGPGTWHELQALQVLDLSHNELSFVPPDLPEALEELHLQGNRIGHVGPEAFLGTPRLRALFLRCPGGGWGERGKQASHDQHRTGRLPGPPAPECGGYGGQPRAGPGPAATHNSTSATGREPPSPEGSSSVAQTPGAPLGHGPRRRCPSGASTRPSQASRAWPGSWGQGRCVHTQGAPGETQARSSHARHADHTSPAGRGPHSPHKWRRQQ